A genomic segment from Alistipes senegalensis JC50 encodes:
- a CDS encoding TonB family protein has translation MKQLILLMAGFAAFHAAAAGHYSAAAADFPAVCATAADSLPPVDTLANEPYLLADPMPSFNGNGTLDFCRWVQEHLRYPYEAVVYGIEGRVVVGFVVEADGRVSNAEVLSSPDPTLSEAALSVVRRSPRWEPGKLNGQPVRVRLSFPIDFNLQLSGVKPVVVTMLPKFQGGGLIDFKHWVLRNVEFSDKIFYRGDEGWVEVSFSVNRKGKVREIETTRFSDPDFAFQIQRTIASSPLWTPADSSGKRRGTDFKLRFDLSLQRGPNGLYSEDMTAYTDADSLPRFCGGSPGMFREWVRRQVDSLLDPGATVPRVRVNVRFVIEPDGTMTGIRVSAPKEHSGFAKLVRMAVDKTPLWTPAVAGGEKVRFRISQILLFGQEEELGKNPDSLDVLPKFQNGGLPEFRRWVMETVKFPREALESGVEGRVLASFVVEADGSVGSVRIIRSPHPVLSREVVRALAESPRWTPGSQNGEPVRVKYTVPVDFRIPAERKTASGPAQERNTTRR, from the coding sequence ATGAAACAACTGATTCTGCTGATGGCGGGATTCGCGGCGTTCCACGCAGCTGCCGCCGGGCATTATTCGGCGGCGGCGGCGGATTTCCCGGCCGTCTGTGCGACGGCGGCGGACAGTCTGCCGCCGGTCGATACCCTTGCGAACGAACCCTATCTGCTGGCCGATCCGATGCCCTCGTTCAACGGAAACGGGACGCTCGACTTCTGCCGCTGGGTGCAGGAGCATCTGCGCTATCCCTACGAGGCGGTTGTCTACGGCATCGAAGGGCGTGTGGTGGTGGGTTTCGTCGTCGAGGCGGACGGCAGGGTTTCGAATGCCGAGGTGCTGTCGTCGCCCGATCCGACGCTCTCCGAGGCCGCTCTGAGCGTCGTGCGCCGGTCGCCCCGCTGGGAGCCAGGAAAGTTGAACGGCCAGCCCGTGCGGGTCAGGCTCTCCTTTCCGATTGATTTCAACCTCCAGTTGTCGGGGGTAAAACCTGTTGTCGTTACGATGTTGCCGAAATTTCAGGGCGGCGGACTGATCGACTTCAAGCACTGGGTGCTCCGGAACGTGGAGTTCTCCGACAAGATTTTCTACCGCGGGGACGAAGGATGGGTCGAGGTGTCGTTCTCCGTGAACCGGAAAGGCAAGGTGCGCGAGATCGAGACGACCCGTTTCAGCGATCCGGATTTCGCCTTCCAGATTCAGCGGACGATCGCGTCGTCGCCGCTGTGGACTCCCGCCGACAGCAGCGGCAAGAGGCGTGGCACCGATTTCAAACTGCGTTTCGACCTGTCGTTGCAGCGCGGTCCGAACGGGCTTTATTCCGAGGATATGACGGCCTATACCGACGCCGACAGCCTGCCGCGCTTCTGCGGCGGTTCGCCCGGGATGTTCCGGGAGTGGGTGCGGCGGCAGGTGGACAGTCTGCTGGACCCCGGCGCCACCGTGCCCCGGGTGCGGGTCAACGTGCGCTTCGTTATCGAACCCGACGGCACGATGACCGGTATCCGCGTGAGCGCTCCGAAAGAGCATTCGGGATTCGCCAAACTGGTCCGCATGGCCGTCGATAAAACCCCGCTGTGGACCCCGGCCGTGGCGGGCGGGGAAAAGGTCCGCTTCCGGATTTCGCAGATATTGCTTTTCGGGCAGGAGGAGGAGCTCGGGAAGAATCCCGATTCGCTCGACGTGCTGCCCAAATTCCAGAACGGAGGCTTGCCGGAATTCCGCCGGTGGGTGATGGAGACGGTGAAATTCCCGCGCGAGGCGCTTGAATCGGGCGTCGAAGGGCGCGTGCTGGCTTCGTTCGTCGTCGAGGCCGACGGCTCGGTGGGGTCGGTGCGGATCATCCGCTCGCCCCATCCGGTCCTTTCGCGGGAGGTGGTGCGGGCGCTGGCCGAGTCGCCCCGATGGACCCCCGGCAGCCAGAACGGCGAGCCCGTGCGGGTGAAATATACCGTTCCGGTCGATTTCCGGATTCCGGCGGAGCGGAAAACGGCCTCCGGCCCGGCGCAGGAACGCAATACTACCCGGCGCTGA
- the rplM gene encoding 50S ribosomal protein L13, producing the protein MDSLSYKTISANASTVTKEWVVIDATNEVLGRLASQVAKILRGKNKPSYTPHVDCGDYVIVINAEKVKLTGNKMTDKVYTRHTGYPGGQRFATPADYLAKKPTFLIEKAVKGMLPKTRLGEKLLTNLKVYAGAEHPHAAQNPKTIKLNEIK; encoded by the coding sequence GTGGATTCATTAAGCTACAAGACTATCTCGGCCAATGCTTCGACGGTGACCAAAGAGTGGGTCGTCATCGACGCTACGAACGAGGTATTGGGACGTCTTGCATCGCAGGTCGCGAAGATCCTCCGAGGCAAGAACAAGCCCAGCTACACGCCCCACGTCGATTGCGGCGACTACGTCATCGTCATCAACGCGGAGAAGGTGAAGCTCACGGGCAACAAAATGACCGACAAGGTCTACACACGTCACACCGGGTATCCCGGCGGCCAGCGTTTCGCCACCCCCGCCGACTATCTGGCCAAGAAACCGACCTTCCTCATCGAGAAGGCTGTCAAAGGCATGCTGCCCAAGACCCGTCTGGGCGAAAAGCTGCTCACGAACTTGAAGGTGTATGCCGGCGCGGAGCATCCCCATGCCGCACAGAACCCGAAGACCATTAAATTAAACGAGATTAAGTAA
- the rpsI gene encoding 30S ribosomal protein S9, whose protein sequence is MEVVNTVGRRKAAVARVYVKPGKGQITINRKALEVYFPLEILQYQVKQPLLATNTVENYDIAINLDGGGITGQASAARLGIARALCEIDAEMRPVLKKAGFLTRDPREVERKKPGQPGARRKFQFSKR, encoded by the coding sequence ATGGAAGTTGTAAACACCGTAGGTCGTCGTAAGGCCGCTGTGGCTCGCGTATACGTGAAGCCGGGCAAGGGTCAGATTACAATCAACCGCAAAGCGCTTGAAGTTTACTTCCCGCTCGAAATTCTCCAGTACCAGGTGAAGCAGCCCCTGCTGGCCACCAACACCGTGGAGAATTACGACATCGCCATCAACCTCGATGGCGGCGGCATCACGGGACAGGCTTCGGCAGCTCGTCTGGGCATCGCACGTGCCCTGTGCGAGATCGACGCCGAGATGCGTCCGGTGCTGAAAAAGGCCGGATTCCTCACGCGCGATCCCCGCGAGGTTGAGCGTAAGAAGCCCGGTCAGCCCGGAGCACGCCGCAAGTTCCAGTTCAGCAAGCGTTAA